The segment TAGCCAAGGTAGATTTTAGTGAAGAGGGCTATGGGTAGTTGCATCTTTTACTATGAGGTGATGCCCCCTCTCTTtcgacctccaaggagcctttctatGCATGTGTAGGCTGGGAGGTCTCCTTAATTTCAAGAATgaggaatatgtggtcttttatctCCTATCTGGGCAGGGCCCGGCCTCCTCTATCATCCTGCATTTATGGAGTTTCTGCTATTATGGAATTCCTGTCCACAGGGGAGAAACTGTTCAGcctggggcccatctatctcACTCTCTCCCAGGATGCAATGCAGCCACTCAGCTGGATTCTGTAGTCTTCCTAATGTCCCCCTCATACTCCGCACAGACTTCTCTGTCATTGCACTGAACACATTGTATCATGAATGTCTGTCTGTGGCTTCTTTAGACAGTAATCTTCTTGCTAACAAGGCCTAGGAATTAGTCTTTCAGCTCTAAGCAGGATCCAACCTCCCTTATGCTAATCAAAGCCTGGCCTTCTGCTGCTTAAATACCTTCATCAGCTCTCTGTTGCaatgagaataaaaaagaaagttcttACCTGAGCTCACAGCAAAGTCCTTTAGACTTGACTTCATCTTCCTCTCCAGCCCCATGTTTTACCCCTGCTGGATTTGtcctcaccctcccctcccaACTGTCTGCAACAGTTCATTTTGACCTTGTTCAGTGCCCTGAATGTCCCTCTGCTATGTGTTCCTACACCAGCCTCGACTCCCCCTTTGCCACTGTAGCACTTACTGATTTAATTGTAACTCTGTTTCGTGTCTTCTCTGCTAGATTCCATGATAATAAGAGCCACTTGAATTTTGCTTGCTCTTCTATCCTAGCCCAACATGGAACAGACACTCAGTAATATTCAATAAATCATGACATCAGGACTTTACAAGCTCTTTTTGTCACCAGGCCAATCTCAGGTTATCTAAATGACTGGGAGGAGTTCCACAGGACCAGACATGAGGTGGGGGGAAAGGGCCCCCCCAACTCCAATCCTCAACCCAGAAGCTCTGGATGGAAATGCTGGTTCCTAGGCAGACAGTGGAGGGGGAAATAGGAGGCGTTTTAAGGAGAAGTAACTGTTTCCCAAGGACTGTCCGGGCTCTCAGGAATTGCGTCCTGAGCCAGGGAGGCTCTCCTGGGAGCGGTTCCAGGTGGGGTCAGCAGTGACCCAGCAGGTGATGGAGGTAATGGGAGAGAAGAGTTCACAGTGGAACTGGGGAATGGATTCATGATGAGTGCATCTGGGCCTCTTTACTCATCCTGTGACTAAGAGAGAGTGAACATCCACTGCTTCCCTGCACATCCCAGGGTACTTGGTTCTGGTGGGGAGAGGGCTGAGGAGGGGCAGGCATTCAGGGTGAGGGGCTCCAGCACCATCAGCTTATCATACAACCGCCTTTTTCCTTGAAGGGATTCTTGTCCTCAGGGATGCCTTTAAGAAGAGGGTCGTTTCCTGCTTCAGCCTCCACATAATCCTtgatttcctttcctgttttggaAATCTGGGAGAAAGCAGAGTGTGGTTCTAGCCCTTTTCTGTTGCTCAGAATTCATGATTTGCTCAGTCCCCAAAAAACAGGTTTCTGGGCAGGGTGGGAATAGAGACAGGAGAGAAGAAAGATGAGAGGCACAGGCAGGTGTGAGAGGGGTATGAGTTCCTTGACCAGAACCAGAGAGCCTGACTCTTACTTGTGAGGGATATTTGGCCAGGCCCAGTCCAGGGACTGAATTGGACACAtcaagccctccaggctctgagGTTATCTCTTGTGCACCTTTGTGGGAACAAACTttgcctcctcccacctcccagcccattCCAGAGGCACCACTTGCTCTTTCTACTGCCCTGGAAAGGTCCCACCACCCTGCTGTTCATCACACCTTCCTTTGTGTCCCGTCTCCATGAGGACCAGAAAGGGATAGAGAAGAGGCAGCAGGGAGTGAAAGAGGAGGCTCACCAGAGCTCTTGGGTTCTTCACTTCCTTCTTCAGCTGCTCTACCTCCATCTTTAAGAGTTCCTTCTCGCTGAGCTCTTGGGCCATCCTGTCCTGGAGAGATCAGGCCCTGGAAAGCATCCACAGCCAGGACTTTAAATCCCCTGGTCACTCCCAGCTCCTCCTCTGTACTTTCCATACCTCAACTTCTAACCTCGTCCCTGCTCACCGTATATTCTCATCGCTCACCACGGATTCACTGCAGCCCCTGCCCCTAGCCCACTGTGAGCTAGGCTCAGGAGGAGAGGATGGGGCAGGCACACACAGTCTTTGCCCTTAGATAAGATCTGTCTATGGAGAAAATGGGGATCAGAGCatggagaagggagagaagagCAGTTTCTTTCAGTGAGACAGATTTGGGAAGCAAAGTTATTGTTGCACCAACACAGGTAGCTCATTAAGCAGTTTTCAGGAAAATTCGGGTCCTGCCAGAAGAAAGACTATCCTAGTGATTAAGAGAAAGGCTCTGGAGTCTTCCAGACTCCAGTTCCGATTGTGACTTGGCAGCTTCCAAGCTGGCGCGCATCCTCCTTCAACCTTCGtatccccatctgcaaaatggtatAATAATGGTACCTACCTTACAtgattattgtgaggattaagaaaataatgtctgtaaaatattttaacacactgcctggcatataataaacACAATGTATTTATCATCATTATCACTACCACAGGGTTATCAGGAAGGCCCGCCTGGTTTCTAACCTCAATAATTCTAAGACTAGATCCCAGTCCAGTGCAACCTCAGCCCCTCTCACCTGCCAAGCAAGAGCGTGCACTTCAAGACCCAGACGAAGGCGTTTGAGCCTCCTAGCTCCTTATCAGCTGAAAGTCTTTAGACAAAGCAGATGGTCTGGAAGCCCAAATCTCTGATGCCTAAGCTGATCATAGTCTCAAGGTTCTAAACTCATCCAGCAGCTTGAGCCTTCCAGACTACCACCACTGCAGGCAACCTGTCTCCCCCCCCGCAATCAGCCCCTCTCCTATAGTGACCCCTCTGGCTTAGAGCCCATTTCCCCATTCTTAccctccagccctgcctgctCCCCTTCCCCAGTCTTCTCTCCCAAGCCACCTCCTCCCCTACGTCTGAGCCTGCTCTGAGGCTATTTCCAATGAGGCAAGTCCTACACCACCTCCTAACTTCCCTTATCCGAGAAGCCTTTGTGTCCCTCACTCAAGCCCCACCATCTCACCTTGCAAGGTTCTCCAAGCTCAAATTTCATTCATTCGTTCCATGAAAATGTACTCAGGATGCTATGCCCAACAGCTAGGGGCCATGGCCACTGCCAGCACCCGCGTCCATGCTTCTTTGTCTCCATGCCTCCCTCTGAGCCCAGCACACGTGTCTCCCTCAGCAGTCCCTGAGCACAGGGCTCACATCCTGATCTCTCTCTTGGTCTCCTCCCAGGACCACCCAAGGGCTATGTCATTTAACAGTCACTGAGCTTctgctccggagaaggcaatggcaccccacttcagtacttttgcctggaaaatcccatggacggaggagcctggtaggctgcagtccatggggtcgctagagtcgggcatgactgagcaacttcactttcacttttcactttcatgcattggagaaggaaatggcaacccactccagtgttcttgcctggagaatcccagggacgggggagcctggtgggctgccgtctatggggtcgcacagcgtcagacacgactgaagcgacttagcagcagcagcagtagagctTCTGCTCAGCCTGACGCCTGTCCAGTGACAAGGGACCCTCTCAAGGAGCAGATATTAAGGGACCAGTGTGGTCAGtgagggattcttttttttttttcctgactttagaaTGACAGACTCCCCAGTaatagggggagggaggaggcccagAGTCCCTCCTAAATTCCCTTACTCCAGGAATCAATTCCCATTGACAGCTCTGAGCTCTAAGAGTTAGAGATCAGGACAGGACCCCGGACATCATCCAGTCTGAGTCTCCTGTGAATTCAGGAAATGGAGCACATACCTCCTGAAGCAGGCTTGATGCTCTGGCCACTGCTGCTTCCTACGACTGACGTGTTAATCTGGAATTTAAACCTGGTGCTTCTCAAAGCCAAGTCCTTCCTGTTGTCTAATCTGAGTCCCTTACGCTCCACTTGGCCAATTTCATCTTGTCCTGCCTCCACCAGGCCCAGAGCATGTACACACACCAGATCTTCATTGCAGGTAACCCTTCGGAGACTTGATAACACTTCTCAGGGGACCTCTGGTTGTATCTTCTCAGTGTCCTGCCTGGTTCCTCTGGCTGCTGCATCGGCTGTTTTCCATTGTTGTGGCACCACCGCCCTATGGGCCCCCAGCATGACCcgtctccatatcctctccaccCTCCAGTCCCCTGTCTCTTGGTGACTCATCCCGAGCTTCCCAAGGAagcccccaccctctgccctttCCTCCCTTTCCATGAGTGGAAAATCCATCTCCACCTCCCAGAGCAGGCCAGCCCCCTTCCTCCtgtctcccaccccagccccccaccccccccgcaGCTTCCTCTCCAGGCCCAGGGAGCAATCACAGCCGCCCCGACCTTGGCTTCCtctgctaggagggattggggggctgGGCCCCCAAAGGAGCCCCCccccttttctcccttcctctgggCAGGGGACAAAGTGGCACAGGCCCAGGGAGTGGGGACTAACTTCCTCTTGTCCCCTCATAGCATGCCTGCCCTTGCTAGCAGGTTTGGGTCTCACGCAGAGGAAACCAAAAGCAGtgagagggagggaaggcagaGCGACCAATCAAGGGCAGAGTGAGGTGCAAAACCGGCAGGCTCCCCGGGGAGCCGGGCAGAGGCCAGGGGCCATGGCAGAGCTACAGCAACTGCAGGAGTTTGAGATCCCCACGGGCCGGGAGGCCCTGAGGGGCAACCACAGCTCCCTGCTGCGAGTGGCAGACTACTGCGAGGACAACTACGTGCAGGTAAGCAGAGTGGGTGCAGGCCTGGCACCCAGCCCCTCCAGGGCCCCAGAGCCCATCCTGACAGGTGCTTGGCCTGGGTGTTGGCTGAGCTATCCTCCCACTCCAGGCCGGCTTCATCCCAGACCCTTAAATTCTCATGCTGACGTGTGCTCCCGGGCCCTCCTGTACTCCTCTTTCCCAGAGCCTCAGAGATGCCCAGGGAAGGCAGTGCTACCCCGTCCTGCTATAGGcctccccccaggctcctctccttCCGAACGTCCCACTCAGATCCAGAGGTCTAAAGACTTGTCCTCACACAGCTGTTGGTGCCATCATTCCATATTCacgctggctctaggtgagactTCAGAAGAACTTCCCAAACATTGTCTTGAACTTGAGATGGATGAGAGAAAACTCTGTCCCTGATAGCTGAGGGAGAGCTGAGAGATGTCACCCTATGTTGGGTTAAAGAGATGGAGTTTGACTCAGAGGCAGGGGGATGGACAATATGACTGCATGCAGCCGACTACCAGCAAAATGCAAGGAGAGTGGCATTTTAGAACAGTTTTCTAAATTGTGGGGTTGTCCCAGGACGTAGAGTAGGTGCTTGGATGAACAGAAAAGGACAGCCTTTATAACGGCCTTGTGAGACAGTATCATTATTCCTGTTTCATAGATGAAGAGACAGCAATTCAGGGAGGCaaggtgacttgtccaaggtcacatggcttGGCAATAGCAGACCTGGGCATCAGCCTAGCCTTGACTTCTGAAGCTGAaccctctcctctctgcctttcCCTCCCTGACATGCTGGGTATGATTTTAAGACAAGTTTATTTGCACTGGGACCTCCCAGCTCCGTAGGAGTGAgtgttgaaaaaaaataaaaataaaaggagaaaatgtttATGAGAAAATGGCAGATTAAAGAAAGATCATGGTAACAGCAGTTAAAGTGCTTTGCACCTGAACTGCCTTCATTGCCCGCTTCAGTCCTCACCCCAGTCTGTGAGGTGAGGACCACTCCCACTTCACAACCAGGAGGCTGAGCTTCTGAAAAGTTAACTTACATTCCCAGGGTCTCCAAGCTAATGGTAGAACCCGGATTTGAACAAGCAACTTTGACTCCAGAGCATTCCCCCCCAAACCTCTAGTTGAAAATGCTATTCCCACTGTAGATCCTGAGTGACTGTGGGTACTGAAACTGAGCTGGAATGTGGCTTGTGAACTAGCTACATTCCCCCAGCACTGGAAGGCAAGCTCCTCCTATGGACTAGGATGGAGGCCCTCCTTCCCATTCCTTTAATAACTTCTGCACGTCTCAAAGCATTTCTGGATGGGTTCTCATTTGCACATATGGGGTGCACACAGAATTTGAGGTCAGAAAGACCAGAGTCCAATGTCCAGCTCCTGGACATGGGACAAGTTTCCCTTGTGATTCTTATACCTTTTATCACAGTGGTCACATGGGTTAAACGTAATAATGTATCAGCACAtttagcccagcgtttctccctTAAGAAGGGCAGGATAAATGGCAGGTGTTActatcatcatcatctttcaTCAGATGGATGAAAGACAAATATAGATATTCAAAGTTAATTCTACTGAGGTGAAGCAGCCCTTGCAAAAACCCTCAGGGCATCAGAAACCCTGACCCAGGTCAGAATCCTTGGATTTCAGCTTCCTTCATGCAGAACACTACTAGACCACAGAACCAGTTACCTTCCCTGGCTTCTCCGAGGGTTTTCTGAGGAGCAAATGCCTAGGAAGGATTTGGATGACTTCTCAAAACTGGTCTTAAATAAGACCTGGTTCCCACGATCTCCCCTCCTTCCTCACACCACCCCCTCCATCTCAAGCAGGTGTCAGGAAGCCCTTGGGGAATGGGGGAGGACAAGCTAGGGTCAACTGCAGAGTTCTCTGTCAGGGTCCATTGAGTTTGTAGACAGGGTAATTTGCATGATGAATAAGCAGTCAGCCATGAAGATGGATCCCAGACCTTTGTTTCTCTAGACCTGACTTTGGGTTAAGACCAAAGCCAGGGGTCGGTAGGCATCCAGGCTCTGTCCCCACAGAGCTGGGCCCAAGCAGACATGTTTCCTGTTTGGACTGACAGGAAAAATCCAGTGATGAATTCCACATGCCAGTCCAGGGAGGGGTGAGTACAAGAGAGGCCAGCTAATACAGAGTAGTCACTGCTCCATTCtgggccttcatttcctcatctactCAAGGACAGTCTTGAACTAGAATTAGACCTGTTGTTCTTTCTGGGTTGATCTCTTTGCCTTTCCAAGGCACTCAGTTATGTATGTTGATGAGATGTAAATTGGATGCAAATAAGCAGTTCTTAGCCTCTTTGGAACAGAAAGGCATGGAGAAGCACCTGAGGGGAGAAGGTTCTGGGCCTACCCCTTGGTTCAAGTTTCATTGAGGCTACACTAGATGCTCCCAGGTCTCTTTGAGCACCCTGCTTAGATAGGTTCTAGGTCTGTTCTCCACTATGGGCCCCGAGGATCAACTGAAGGCCCTTAACAAGGAGACCTCAGGGTGCAGCCTTACTGATCAGTCTGCTGGTCTCTCCCTAGACTTGCCCTGGATTGGCCCCTACCCTCGTGTCCCAGCCTGAGATGAGGAAGCTGCCTGGGGAACCAAATGACTAGAGAAGTAAACCCTCTGCAGTCTTCAGAcactccctgcccaccccaccaccactgcCTGGAAGTGTGGCCCTAGCCAGCACcgggcacagtgcctggcaggcaGTAGGGACATGGCCAGCAAGTGTTTGTGTTTGCATTCAACCCACTGATTAATTCACAAATGCATATTCATCAAGTTTCATCTGTATGTTTGGCACTAACTATTCCAGGATAGGATACAGAATAAAACAGATGAGCTCCCTTCCCTCTTAGGGCTTACATTCtagtgtgtgtggatgtgtgtgtggggggatacATAATGAAGTACATAGATAAAAAATTTCAGATGGTACTAAGTTCTACGAAGAAAACAGTAAATCTAATACAGAGTCAATACAGAGGTGGGCTAGAGGAGATCTTGGGGTGATCAGGCAAGTGTCTCTGAAGACCTGAAGTAtaacaagtgcaaaggccctgaggtacaAGCAATCTCAGCTTGATTAGGAACTGAGACCCAATAGCCAATGTGGCTGGAGGACCATGAGTGAgcgggagagaggaaggggatgaGGGTGAGGAGAAAAACAGGAGCTAGCCTTGTGGGACCCTATACTGGCCCCGGTTATACAGgctacacttccctggtggctcagacagtaaagaatctgcctgcaatgtgggaggcctgggtttgattcctgggtcaggaagattccctggagaagggaatggcgacccactccagtattcttgcctggaaaattccacagagaagcctggtgggctacagtccatggggtcacaaagagtcagacacaactgagcaactaacactttcacaatatAGGCTACAGTTAGAAGTTGCTTTATTCTACCccttctgggcttcagtttcttatCAATAAAATGGACCAAATTATTGGTTCCCAAACACCGCCTTGCAGACCAGAGCTAAGCCAGGAGCTCAGGAGTTACCTAAGAAGCTTTTAAAGGTACAGATTCATTGGCCACATGCCCAGGGGATTCTGGTTAGAAGGTCTGGGATGAGGGCCTGAGGTTGGTTGTTTGGTTTTCAAGTCCAATAATATCTTTTCCAGCCAGTGTtgacttcctctttcctttctactGTTCACCATTTATGATCCCCCCtaaaaaaatatcttcaggaGGGTGGTAGGGCTAATCCTCAGTGTGACTATCTGAGAAGGGTATCTTTACCTCCCCTTGGACCCAGTTCCCAGGGCTGCAGAGTCACTTTCCTAATACCCCTTGAGTCCTTCTTACCGCATCATTCTTACAGAAACCTCCTCAAACATCTGACGGTAACCGCTTTCTCCCAACTCAGCCCCCATCTTCATACCCTATCGCATCCCAGCCCACAGCCAAGGACCCAGTGGAACATGCCAGGGCTGTGTGTATTTCAGGCCACGGACAAGCGAAAAGCACTGGAGGAGACCATGGCTTTCACCACCCAGGCCCTGGCCAGCGTGGCCTACCAGGTGGGCAACCTGGCTGGACACACCCTGCGGATGCTGGATCTTCAGGCGGCCGCCCTGAGGCGGGTGGAAGCCCGCGTGAGCACACTGGGCCAGGTAAGAGCTGGGGGAAAGCTGCTCGCCTCAGCCCCTAACTCTTCAGCCCCACCCGGACATCTTCTGCAGCAAAAGttctttcctgccttcctctACATCCAAACACCCACCTCTATCCCAGAAAGTTGGCACTTGCCAAGCTTTTTGAGCTTCCATGTGTCTCAGGGGTGGGCCTTGTTGCCCTCTTCGGACCAGGAATTCCCCGATGGCAGAACTCTTTCTGAATTCCTTCCTACATGATAGAAAGCAGGCTCTCCCCTTCACAGTGGCTACATAGCATAGAAAAGAGGCAAGCGGACCCTGTTTTCATCTAAACACAGGCGGTGACTTTATAAATATCCCGAAGTCAGACTGCTTGCTTGGCAAGGTCATTCTCTGCCACCACCACACAGTGCCCCACCCCATCTCGCATATacaccctcctccttccttcccgaATCCTTGGCCGAGGAATTACCCCATAAACCACATGCATCAGCCTGGCCTGCGCATCACTCACATGTTCAGTGTGAGTGTGTCTTTTTCTCTCACCCCAGCAGATTGAAGTTCCCACCCTCTCAGAGATGTAGGTTTCTCCAAAGAACATTCCAAGAGGAAGTTGATTTGCTTATATTGTCCcccaaggcaacccactccagtattcttgcctggagaattccagggacgggggagcctggtgggctgccgtctatggggtcgcacagagtcggacgcgactgatgtgacttagcagcaagaggGAGAGCTGGTTCAGCCATGATGC is part of the Bubalus kerabau isolate K-KA32 ecotype Philippines breed swamp buffalo chromosome 4, PCC_UOA_SB_1v2, whole genome shotgun sequence genome and harbors:
- the GNGT2 gene encoding guanine nucleotide-binding protein G(I)/G(S)/G(O) subunit gamma-T2; translated protein: MAQELSEKELLKMEVEQLKKEVKNPRALISKTGKEIKDYVEAEAGNDPLLKGIPEDKNPFKEKGGCMIS